The genomic stretch TCAAGCGCGCCAAGGTCGTAAACGGATTCTATGAATGAATCTATGTCCCCATGCCCGGTAAGTATGATGGCCTTCTGGCCTTTTCTTATTCCGGCGACCCGGCGGACAAATTCCACTCCGGACATTTCAGGCATCATAAGGTCTGAAATCACCAGGTCGTAAGCCCTGTCCGAAAGCATTTTGATGGCCCGTTCGACAGAGCTTGTGGACTCTATATCATAGCCTCCGTCCTTGAGTATTTCGGTGGACCACAGAAGATGGGCTTCATC from Nitrospinota bacterium encodes the following:
- a CDS encoding response regulator, which codes for MADSKSILLVDDDEAHLLWSTEILKDGGYDIESTSSVERAIKMLSDRAYDLVISDLMMPEMSGVEFVRRVAGIRKGQKAIILTGHGDIDSFIESVYDLGALEYIIKPVEAEEFLMVVKKLLSQSSPAVNGK